The following proteins are co-located in the Diaphorobacter sp. HDW4B genome:
- a CDS encoding alpha/beta hydrolase: MNAQTERLTLTGPVGSIEALRDQAAVADNAAPRGIAIVAHPHPLFGGTMDNKVVQTIARAFVQDGWTTVRFNFRGVGASEGVYDNGTGELDDLLAVIEQVAPEGLIALSGFSFGSFVTSHAVAKLATTRQIEKVVLVGTAASRFTVAPIPQELHERTLIVHGEADDTVPLSSVMDWARPQILPVTVVPGGGHFFHGQLPLLKGLVLRHLRSAASS, from the coding sequence GTGAACGCTCAAACCGAACGCCTGACACTCACCGGCCCCGTGGGCTCCATCGAAGCGCTGCGCGACCAGGCCGCCGTGGCCGACAACGCCGCGCCGCGCGGCATCGCCATCGTCGCCCATCCCCATCCGCTGTTCGGCGGCACCATGGACAACAAGGTCGTGCAGACGATTGCCCGTGCGTTTGTGCAGGACGGCTGGACGACCGTGCGTTTCAACTTCCGCGGCGTGGGCGCGAGCGAAGGCGTGTACGACAACGGCACGGGCGAGCTCGATGATCTGCTCGCAGTGATCGAGCAAGTGGCGCCAGAAGGCCTGATTGCGCTGTCCGGCTTCTCGTTCGGCTCCTTCGTCACCAGCCATGCGGTGGCCAAGCTGGCCACCACGCGCCAGATCGAGAAGGTTGTTCTCGTCGGCACGGCGGCCAGTCGATTCACGGTGGCACCGATTCCGCAGGAACTTCACGAGCGCACGCTGATCGTTCATGGCGAGGCGGACGATACCGTGCCGCTGTCCTCCGTCATGGACTGGGCGCGGCCTCAGATACTCCCGGTTACCGTCGTCCCCGGAGGCGGTCATTTCTTTCACGGACAATTACCGCTGCTCAAGGGACTGGTGCTGAGACATCTGCGCTCCGCCGCCTCGTCGTGA
- the hemB gene encoding porphobilinogen synthase encodes MHLSNPTPFPINRPRRLRRDAFTRNLVRENVLTPHDLIYPVFVHEGTNKRVAVPSMPGVDRLSLDLLLPVAEECVKLGIPVLSLFPSIEPEFKTPDGKEALNPDGLIPRVVRKLKQEFPDLGVLTDVALDPYTSHGQDGLLDDTGYIINDDTVEILVGQALAHAAAGVDIVAPSDMMDGRIGAIREALESHGHIHTRIMAYSAKYASAFYGPFRDAVNTRGALGKADKNVYQMDPGNSDEALREVALDLSEGADMVMVKPGMPYLDIVRRVKDEFHVPTFAYQVSGEYAMIKAASANGWLDHDKVMMEALLAFKRAGADGVLTYFAIDAAKLMKTP; translated from the coding sequence ATGCATCTCTCCAATCCGACTCCCTTCCCGATCAATCGTCCGCGCCGTCTGCGCCGCGATGCATTCACCCGCAACCTCGTGCGCGAGAACGTTCTGACGCCGCATGACCTGATCTATCCGGTGTTCGTGCATGAAGGCACAAACAAGCGCGTGGCCGTGCCGTCCATGCCCGGCGTGGACCGTCTGAGCCTCGATCTGCTGCTGCCTGTGGCCGAGGAATGCGTGAAGCTGGGCATTCCGGTGCTATCGCTGTTCCCCTCGATCGAGCCGGAGTTCAAGACGCCCGACGGCAAGGAAGCGCTGAATCCCGATGGTCTGATTCCGCGCGTGGTGCGCAAGCTGAAGCAGGAATTCCCCGACCTGGGCGTGCTGACCGACGTGGCGCTCGACCCCTACACCAGCCACGGCCAGGACGGTCTGCTCGATGACACCGGCTACATCATCAACGACGACACCGTCGAGATCCTCGTCGGTCAGGCGCTGGCGCACGCCGCCGCGGGCGTGGACATCGTCGCCCCCAGCGACATGATGGACGGCCGCATCGGCGCAATCCGCGAAGCGCTGGAATCGCACGGCCACATTCACACCCGCATCATGGCCTACAGCGCCAAGTACGCGAGCGCCTTCTACGGCCCGTTCCGCGACGCGGTGAACACACGCGGCGCGCTCGGCAAGGCCGACAAGAACGTCTACCAGATGGACCCCGGCAACTCCGACGAAGCCCTGCGCGAAGTGGCGCTCGACCTGTCCGAAGGTGCCGACATGGTGATGGTCAAGCCCGGCATGCCGTATCTGGACATCGTGCGCCGCGTGAAGGACGAGTTTCACGTCCCCACCTTCGCCTATCAGGTGAGCGGCGAATACGCCATGATCAAGGCCGCCTCCGCCAACGGCTGGCTGGACCACGACAAGGTGATGATGGAAGCATTGCTCGCGTTCAAGCGCGCAGGTGCCGATGGCGTGCTGACCTACTTCGCCATTGACGCGGCGAAGCTGATGAAGACCCCCTGA
- a CDS encoding D-alanyl-D-alanine carboxypeptidase family protein, whose amino-acid sequence MKSLLSTMRNLACAALLAPTLVLAQVPQPPEIAARNYMLVDVTAGQVLAAKDIDAQIEPASLTKLMSAYVVFDALRAKKISLEQTLPVSTRAWKMPGSRMFIDPKMQVKVNDLISGMIIQSGNDATMALAEGVGGSEENFVRLMNEQAKALGMTNTKYVNPEGLTAPGHLTTARDLAILAQRLMKDFPEYMHYYATKNYRYPGTPESNSYNRNSLLFRDPTVDGLKTGHTNAAGYCLVATSKRDFPNVGQRRLISIVLGTSSESARANESQKLLNWGYTAFDSVKLFDAGAPAATPDVWKGTLNKIKIGRPEAIVITVPSGSAGKVTTQIERQDPLIAPFTKGQKIGTLKVMLGDQQVGSVPLEALEDVPQAGIFGRAWDAIRLWIK is encoded by the coding sequence ATGAAGTCTCTTCTGTCCACGATGCGCAACCTCGCTTGCGCCGCCCTGTTGGCTCCCACGCTGGTGCTGGCCCAGGTTCCCCAACCGCCCGAAATTGCCGCGCGCAACTACATGCTGGTGGACGTGACGGCAGGCCAGGTGCTGGCGGCCAAGGACATCGACGCGCAGATCGAGCCCGCCTCGCTCACCAAGCTGATGTCGGCCTATGTGGTGTTCGATGCGCTGCGCGCCAAGAAGATCAGCCTCGAGCAGACCCTGCCCGTGAGCACCCGAGCCTGGAAGATGCCCGGCTCGCGCATGTTCATCGACCCCAAGATGCAAGTGAAGGTCAACGACCTGATCAGCGGCATGATCATCCAGTCGGGCAACGACGCGACCATGGCGCTGGCCGAAGGCGTGGGCGGCTCCGAAGAGAACTTCGTGCGTCTCATGAACGAGCAGGCCAAGGCGCTCGGCATGACCAACACCAAGTACGTCAACCCGGAAGGCCTGACCGCTCCCGGTCACCTCACCACCGCGCGCGACCTGGCTATCCTCGCGCAGCGCCTGATGAAGGACTTCCCGGAGTACATGCACTACTACGCGACCAAGAACTATCGCTATCCGGGCACGCCTGAGTCGAACAGCTACAACCGCAATTCGCTGCTGTTCCGCGATCCGACCGTCGATGGCCTGAAGACCGGTCACACCAACGCGGCGGGCTACTGTCTCGTGGCGACCTCCAAGCGCGATTTCCCGAACGTCGGCCAGCGCCGTCTGATCTCCATCGTGCTGGGCACCAGCAGCGAATCCGCCCGTGCCAACGAATCGCAGAAGCTCCTGAACTGGGGCTACACCGCGTTCGACTCCGTCAAGCTGTTCGATGCGGGCGCACCTGCCGCCACGCCGGATGTCTGGAAGGGCACACTCAACAAGATCAAGATCGGCCGTCCCGAAGCCATCGTGATCACTGTGCCGTCGGGCAGCGCCGGCAAGGTGACGACCCAGATCGAGCGCCAGGATCCGCTGATCGCCCCGTTCACCAAAGGCCAGAAAATCGGCACCCTCAAGGTCATGCTGGGCGACCAGCAAGTGGGCTCCGTGCCACTGGAAGCGCTGGAAGATGTGCCTCAAGCCGGCATTTTTGGTCGCGCATGGGATGCGATCCGTCTGTGGATCAAGTAA
- the rpsL gene encoding 30S ribosomal protein S12 encodes MPTINQLVRQGRTVEVVKSKSPAMENCPQRRGVCTRVYTTTPKKPNSALRKVAKVRLTNGFEVISYIGGEGHNLQEHSVVLVRGGRVKDLPGVRYHIVRGSLDLQGVKDRKQSRSKYGAKKPKAK; translated from the coding sequence ATGCCAACCATTAACCAACTCGTGCGTCAGGGCCGCACGGTCGAAGTTGTTAAATCCAAGAGCCCTGCTATGGAAAACTGCCCACAGCGCCGTGGCGTGTGCACTCGCGTGTACACCACGACGCCTAAGAAGCCTAACTCCGCTCTGCGTAAGGTTGCCAAGGTTCGCCTGACCAATGGTTTCGAGGTCATCTCGTACATTGGCGGTGAAGGCCACAACCTGCAAGAGCACAGCGTCGTGCTGGTGCGCGGCGGCCGTGTGAAGGATTTGCCAGGTGTGCGTTACCACATCGTGCGCGGCTCCCTTGACCTGCAAGGCGTCAAGGACCGTAAGCAATCCCGTTCCAAGTACGGTGCCAAGAAGCCTAAGGCCAAGTAA
- a CDS encoding ferredoxin: MTDSTTTPEAKTGYYKRHIFFCLNDRQNGEESCAHHGAQDAFDRCKSAVKAAGLAGPGKVRVNKAGCLDRCAGGPIAVVYPEETWYTYVDESDIDEIVESHLKNGVVVERLLTPPEIGR; encoded by the coding sequence ATGACCGACAGCACCACGACGCCGGAAGCCAAGACCGGTTACTACAAGCGCCACATCTTCTTTTGCCTGAACGACAGGCAGAACGGCGAGGAAAGCTGTGCGCACCATGGCGCGCAGGATGCTTTCGACCGTTGCAAGTCGGCCGTCAAGGCTGCGGGTCTTGCCGGCCCCGGCAAGGTGCGCGTGAACAAGGCCGGTTGCCTTGACCGCTGCGCAGGCGGCCCGATCGCGGTCGTCTACCCCGAAGAGACTTGGTACACCTATGTCGACGAGAGCGACATCGACGAGATCGTCGAGTCGCACCTCAAGAACGGCGTGGTCGTCGAGCGCCTGCTCACGCCGCCGGAAATCGGCCGCTGA
- a CDS encoding M48 family metallopeptidase, whose protein sequence is MKKRLMTVVALACGLTLTGCETMKSGNVGGLLEGGSTAMKAMSLSDSDIVTLSNESCEAMDAQSKIAPGNSKYTQRLNKVISGMPGTINGKKAVYKVYMTDDVNAWAMANGCIRVYSGLMDLMNDDELRGVIGHEIGHVGLGHSKARMQTAYAASAARTIAGNSGGAIAALSRSQAGDLAEKVINAQFSQSQESAADDYSFDLLTEKKMNRQGLVTAFQKLAKLSGSSSGASSIMSSHPPSEARAKRMQDRLDGKK, encoded by the coding sequence ATGAAAAAACGTTTGATGACAGTCGTCGCACTGGCTTGCGGGCTCACTCTGACTGGCTGCGAGACGATGAAGTCCGGAAACGTCGGTGGTCTGCTGGAAGGTGGCTCCACGGCGATGAAGGCCATGAGCCTGTCGGACTCCGACATCGTCACGCTGTCCAACGAGTCCTGCGAAGCCATGGACGCACAAAGCAAGATCGCGCCCGGCAACAGCAAATACACCCAGCGCCTGAACAAGGTGATCTCCGGCATGCCCGGCACCATCAATGGCAAGAAGGCGGTCTACAAGGTCTACATGACCGATGACGTGAACGCCTGGGCCATGGCCAACGGTTGCATCCGCGTCTACAGCGGCCTGATGGACCTGATGAACGACGACGAACTGCGCGGCGTGATCGGCCACGAAATCGGCCACGTCGGGCTCGGCCACAGCAAGGCGCGCATGCAGACGGCCTATGCGGCATCCGCCGCGCGCACCATCGCCGGCAACAGCGGCGGCGCGATCGCAGCGCTGTCCCGTTCGCAGGCGGGCGATCTGGCTGAGAAGGTCATCAACGCCCAGTTCTCGCAATCCCAGGAATCCGCAGCCGACGATTATTCGTTCGACCTGCTGACCGAAAAGAAGATGAATCGCCAGGGTCTCGTGACCGCGTTCCAGAAGCTTGCCAAATTGAGCGGCAGCAGCAGCGGCGCGAGCTCGATCATGAGCTCGCACCCGCCGTCGGAAGCGCGTGCCAAGCGGATGCAGGATCGTCTGGATGGGAAGAAGTAA
- a CDS encoding CopD family protein yields the protein MLWVKAFHIVFIASWFAGLFYLPRIFVNLAMVTPGSLAERERLLLMARKLLRFTTMIAVPALGLGLWLWLGYGIGRGQGWMHAKLFIVLLVIGYHHACAVLLRKIANGQSTRSHVWFRWFNEVPVFLLLGAVLLVVLKPF from the coding sequence ATGCTCTGGGTCAAAGCCTTTCACATCGTCTTTATCGCCAGTTGGTTTGCGGGCCTGTTCTATCTGCCGCGCATCTTCGTGAACCTCGCCATGGTGACGCCGGGCTCGCTTGCCGAGCGTGAGCGTCTGCTGCTCATGGCGCGCAAGCTGTTGCGCTTCACCACCATGATTGCCGTGCCTGCGCTGGGGCTGGGCCTGTGGTTGTGGCTGGGCTATGGCATCGGGCGCGGGCAGGGCTGGATGCACGCCAAGCTGTTCATCGTGCTGCTGGTGATCGGGTATCACCATGCCTGCGCCGTGTTGCTGCGCAAGATCGCCAACGGCCAGTCGACGCGCTCCCATGTGTGGTTCCGCTGGTTCAACGAAGTGCCGGTGTTCCTGCTGCTGGGCGCCGTGCTGCTGGTGGTGCTCAAGCCTTTCTGA
- a CDS encoding VanZ family protein, with amino-acid sequence MHKTSAWPLALIYAALIVFASLFPFDGWRTQGVDPRVFLFAKIPPPYWTWFDINTNIAGYAPLGFLLALALLRTGWARSAVPVAFLAGTLLSLAMEFTQIYLPRRVPSNMDLALNAAGTLLGALVAALLEKLGAIARWSRFRERWFVPQARGGLVLLAMWPVALLFPASVPFGLGQMWERLEMVLTEWFSDTPFIEWLPVTDDVLEPLSPGRELLAVMLGIMIPCLLGYCIIRGAGRRAIFTLVTAVVGVAVTALTFLLSYGPSHAWEWQSVPTRIGLGLGVGGALLLVAVPRRVCAALLLVLLMLHLNLLNQAPASAYFAQMLQAWEQGRFIRFYGVAQWLGWIWPYAALVYVVMRVSRKSEDA; translated from the coding sequence ATGCACAAGACTTCCGCCTGGCCTCTTGCGTTGATCTATGCGGCGCTGATCGTTTTTGCGAGCCTGTTCCCGTTTGATGGCTGGCGCACGCAGGGCGTGGACCCGCGCGTCTTCCTGTTCGCGAAGATTCCGCCGCCGTACTGGACCTGGTTCGACATCAACACCAACATTGCAGGCTACGCGCCGCTGGGCTTTTTGCTGGCGCTGGCGTTGCTGCGCACGGGCTGGGCGCGCTCGGCTGTGCCGGTGGCGTTTCTGGCGGGCACGCTGCTGTCGCTTGCCATGGAGTTCACGCAGATCTATCTGCCGCGCCGCGTGCCGTCCAACATGGATCTGGCGCTGAACGCGGCGGGCACGCTGCTGGGCGCACTGGTCGCCGCATTGCTGGAAAAGCTGGGCGCGATTGCGCGCTGGAGCCGTTTTCGCGAGCGCTGGTTCGTGCCGCAGGCGCGCGGCGGGCTGGTGCTGTTGGCGATGTGGCCGGTCGCGCTGCTGTTTCCCGCCTCCGTGCCATTCGGGCTCGGGCAGATGTGGGAGCGGCTGGAGATGGTGCTGACGGAATGGTTTTCCGACACGCCGTTCATCGAATGGCTGCCTGTCACCGACGATGTGCTGGAGCCGCTTTCGCCCGGTCGCGAACTGCTGGCGGTGATGCTGGGCATCATGATTCCCTGTCTGCTGGGCTACTGCATCATTCGCGGAGCGGGGCGGCGGGCGATCTTCACGCTGGTGACGGCGGTGGTCGGCGTGGCGGTCACGGCGCTCACGTTCCTGCTGAGCTACGGGCCAAGCCATGCGTGGGAGTGGCAAAGCGTGCCTACGCGCATCGGACTGGGGCTGGGTGTGGGAGGCGCGTTGCTGCTCGTGGCCGTGCCGCGGCGGGTCTGCGCAGCACTGCTTCTGGTGTTGCTGATGCTGCATCTGAATCTGCTCAACCAGGCACCTGCGAGCGCCTATTTCGCCCAGATGCTGCAGGCCTGGGAGCAGGGGCGCTTCATCCGTTTCTACGGCGTGGCGCAGTGGCTGGGCTGGATCTGGCCTTATGCTGCACTGGTGTATGTGGTGATGAGGGTGTCGCGCAAGAGTGAGGACGCCTAG
- the rpsG gene encoding 30S ribosomal protein S7, which translates to MPRRREVPKREILPDPKFGNVELSKFMNVIMEGGKKAVAERIIYGALELISKKAPEKDPLEVFVTAINNVKPMVEVKSRRVGGANYQVPVEVRPVRRLALSMRWIKEAARKRGEKSMAQRLANELVEATEGRGGAMKRRDEVHRMAEANKAFSHFRF; encoded by the coding sequence ATGCCACGTCGTCGCGAAGTCCCCAAACGTGAAATTCTGCCGGATCCAAAGTTCGGCAATGTAGAGCTGTCCAAATTCATGAACGTGATCATGGAAGGCGGCAAGAAGGCGGTTGCCGAGCGCATCATTTACGGTGCTCTCGAGCTGATCTCCAAGAAGGCTCCTGAGAAGGATCCTCTGGAAGTGTTCGTCACGGCCATCAACAATGTGAAGCCGATGGTCGAAGTGAAGTCCCGTCGCGTTGGTGGTGCCAACTACCAAGTGCCTGTGGAAGTGCGTCCTGTCCGTCGTCTGGCTTTGTCCATGCGCTGGATCAAGGAAGCCGCTCGCAAGCGCGGTGAGAAGTCGATGGCCCAACGTCTGGCCAACGAACTGGTTGAAGCTACGGAAGGCCGTGGCGGCGCGATGAAGCGTCGTGACGAAGTGCACCGTATGGCCGAAGCCAACAAGGCGTTCAGCCACTTCCGCTTCTAA